CGCTGGCCCATCCGCGCGAGCTCGGCCGCATCCGGGCTCGACTCGGGAAACCAGTTCATGCGCTTGCCGACCGTGCGGCCCGGCAAAAACACGAGGTAGTCGCTGATGTCCATGTAGTCCGCGAGCCAGCCGCCGAGCCCGATGGGGATCTTGCCGTCGCGGGACATCTGCACCTGAACGGCGTAGGGCAGGTCGACGAGCTTGACGTTGATCCCGGCGGCGGCGAGATCGTGCTGAATCTTCTGGGCCAGGATCGCGGTGTCCACACCGTATGATGCGATCGTGCTGGAGTAAATGAACGTGCCCTCGACCGCGCCGAGGTTCGCTTCCTTCACGAGCGCGCGGGCGCGTTCGCGTTCGGTCTTGACGGCTTCGCTGCGTGGACGGGCGCCCGGCAGATTGGTGGGGAAGACGCCGGCCGCCCGGACGCTCCCCGGGCCGGTGAGTGCCATGATGCCCTGGTAGTCGATCGCGTAGCGAACCGCCTGGCGGATCTTGGGATGGCTGAAGGGCCCGCCGATCTGCGGATTGTTGTTCATCACGACGTTGACGACGTTGAGCGCGAGGCTCGACTCCACGACGACCCCGGGCGCATGCCGGAGGTGCCGCGCCTGGTCCGCGCCGATGTTGACCGCGATGTCCACGTCGCCCTTTTCTATCATGAGCGACTGCGCCCCGGCTTCGATGACGTTGCGGAGTACGACGCGGTCTAAACTCGAGGGCCCGCGCCAGCAATTCGGGTTGCGAACCAGGACGAGATCCTGATTCGGCACGTAGGACTCGAGGATGAACGCGCCGGTCCCCGCCGAGTGCGCGTTGAGGTACCCCTCCGCTTTGTCCTTGTCCCGGGCGCCCGGCCCCGCGTCTCCACCCTGCGCCGTCACCACCTTCGTGTCCACCGGACTCAGCGACGGCGTCGTCAAAATCGCCAGCAGCGCCGGCTTTGACCGGCTCAGCCTGATCACGAACGTCGTCGCATTCGGCGCCTCCAACCCCGCCACGCCGTCCAGCAGCCACGCGCCGTTCCCCTTGATGTTCATCAGCCGCTCGAACGACCACTTGAAGTCCGCCGCCGTCATCGCGTTCCCGCTCGCGAACTTCACGTTCGGCCGCAGGGTGAACGTGTACGTCAACCCGTCGGGCGACGTCGTCCACCGCGTCGCCAGCGACGGCCGGACGGTCTTCAGGTCCTCGCCCTCGAACGTCACGAGCGCGTCGTACGTCACGTGATCTACGTTGTTGGTGGCGTTCTCCAGTGTGCGGCCCGGATCCAGCGTTTTGATGTTGAGCAGCGTCGCGACCGTGAGCACTTTGCCGCCCGGGGCCGCGGGCGCCGCCTCGCCCCGCGACGCCCCCGCCGGAGACAGGACCCCGCCCGCCGCGGCAAGCGCTCCCGCGGCGATGTTGCCGGCCGCCGATCCAAGCAATCGCCGGCGTGTGATCACGGCTATCCCTTGGTGATCGTCGAGTAGTCGATGTACCAACCGGTGGTGTACGTCACGCCCTTGAGGTTGGACCGGTACGCGATGGACACCGCGGGTTGATAGAGCGGAATGTACGGGCCGTCCGTCGAGAGCCGCCGGTCGACCTCCTGATACAACGCGTTGGCCTTGGCCGGGTCCGTTTCGTTCTCGACCTGCTGGCCGAGTTTGGTGATCTCACCCGCCTCGGGGCTGGCGTTGGGTTCCCACTGCAGCCGGTGACCCACGGTCCGCCCGGGCAGGAAAACGAGATAGTCGCTGCGGTCCATGTAGTCCGCGAGCCAGCCGCCGATGCCCATCGGCAGCTTGCCCTGCCGGTACTGAGTGACTTCGGTGGCGTAGGGCTCGTCGACGATCTTGAGCTTGATGCCGACTGCGGCGAGGTCCTGTTGGATCTTCTGCGCCAGGATCGCGAGGTCGAGCCCGAAGCCCGCGTACGTGCTGGAGTAGAAGAACATGCCCTCGAGGTTCGTGAGGCCGGCCTGCTGCAGAATGGCCCGGGCGCGCCGCTTGTCGGTCTTGACCGCCTCGCTCGTCGGCCGCGCGCCGGGGAAGCTCGGCGGGATGATGCCGGCCGACCGCCGCGACCCAGGTGCCGTGAGCGCCATTACGCCCTGGTAGTCGATCGCGTAGCGGATCGCCTCGCGCACCTTGGGGTTGGCGAACGGCCCGCTGACCTGCGGGTTCGTGTTGATGATAACGTTGACGACGTTGAGCTCGGGGCTGGACTTCACGACGACGCCCTCGACGTGCCGCAGCTGCCGGGCTTGGTCGGCCTGAATGTTGACGGCGATGTCGATATCGCCCTTTTGCACCATGAGGGCCTGCGCGCTCGGCTCGATGATGTTCCGGACGACTACGCGGTCGAGCGACGACGGCCCCCGCCAGTAAGTAGGATTCTTCACCATCACGATTTCCTGGTTGGGAACATAGGACTCGAGGACAAAGGCGCCTGTGCCGGCGGAGTGCGAGTTGAGGTAGGCTTCGGCTTTGTCTTTCTCCTTGGCGTCGGACCCGGCGTCGCCGCCTTGCGCGGTCACGACTTTGGTGTCGACCGGGCTCAGCGACGGGGTGGTCAGGATCGCGAGCTGCGCCGGCTTCGGCCGGCTCAGCTTGATGACGAACGTCGTGGGGTTCAGCGCCTCGACGCCCGCCACGCCGTCCAGCAGCCACGCGCCGTTCCCCTTGATGTTCATGAGCCGCTCAAACGACCACTTGAAATCCGCCGCGGTCATCGGATTGCCGCCGGCGAATTTGACGTTGGGCCGCAGCGTGAACGTGTACGTGAGCCCGTCCGGCGACATGGTCCATTTGGTGGCGAGCGAGGGGCGGATCGTCTTGAGGTCCTCGCCTTCGAAAGTGACCAACGCGTCGTAAGTGACATGGTCGACGTTGTTCGTGGCGTTTTCGAGCGTGTGGCCGGGGTCGAGCGTGTGAATGTTGAGTAGCATCGCGACGCTGAGCGTTCTTCCCCCTGCCGGCGCCGCTGCCGCGGGCCGAACGTCCGCGGCGGACAGCGCGCCGCCGCCGAGCACGGCGAGCGACGCGGCCGCACCGGTGCGCAACGCCTGCCGGCGGGTCATCCGAAGTGCCGAGCGTTCGTTCAAGCGCATTATCCGCCCCCTATTGAGTGTGTCATCGAATTCACCACGCCGACGCCGACGGCATGGATATCGGCCGCATCAGGCGGCGGGCTCCGCTTCGAACCGCTTGGTTTCCTGGCCGTTGCGCTGCGACAGCCTTCGGTGAAGGCGCGGCGGCTCCTGTGTTCCGAGGAGTTGGCCGGGCGCTGCCGGAAAGTTCACGCCATGGCGCAGTTTGACACCGAACGCCATCTCGCGGCACTTGCGGCGTGGGCGGCGAAGCTCCGACTCGACACCATCCCGGCTGGGGTGAGACGGCGGGCCGCGCTTGTCGTCCTGGATTTGATCGGCTGCAACGTCGGAGGCAGCCGCGACGACGGCATGCCGGCCTTTGCCCACGCCCTCGGCCGACGTCGGGGGCGCGCGACCCTCGCCGGCACGCCGGTGCGGGCCGACCCTGCCGCGGCGGCGCTGTTCAACGCTGCCGCCATCGTCGCCCTGGAGCTCGACGAAACGAACCTCTTCGCGAAGGGACATCCGGGCGCACACGTGTGGCCGGCCGTGCTCGCGGCGGCCGAAGACGGCGACCGTTCGGGCCCCGATCTGCTCGTGGCGTTCGTGGCCGGGTACGAGACCGGCGCGCGCGTGGCGCGGGCGGCGCAACTCTCTCCCGCGGTGCACCCGCACGGCACGGCGGTCGCCGTCGGGGCGGCGGCCGGTCTTGCACGGCTGTGGGAGTTTCCGGCGCCGGCCTTTGCCTCGACGGTACAGCAGGCGGCGGCGCTCCTCATCCCGGCGGACTGGAACGCCGCGCGGCTGGGTGGTACCGTGCGCAATCTCTTCTCGGGGGTGGCGGCCCAGAACGCGTTCACCGCGGCCGAGAGCGTGCGGTGCGGCCTCACGCACGACCCGGCGGCGCTCGACACGGTCCTCGGAAGAATTCTGGGAACGGGGTTCGACGCCGCGGCGCTCTCGGCGGACCTCGGGGACGTCTGGGCCTTCGAGGGCGACCTCTACTTCAAGCACCACGCGTGCTGTCTCAGCGTCCACAGCGCACTCGACGCGTTGCTCGAGCTGTGGCGCCGAGAACGGTTCGAGCCCGAGCGCGTCCGGGGTGTGGCGGTCGAGACCTACCGGTCGGCCGCCGCGCTCGGCAACCGCGAGCCGGCAACGCCGCTCGCAGCCAAGTTCTCCATTCCGCACGCGCTGGCCGCGGCCATGGTGCTCGGCGAGACCGGGCCGGCCGCCTTCAACGCCGCAAGTCTTCGCGACGAGCGGATCCGCACGTTGTCGAGGCGCATCGACGTCTCGGAGGATCCCGCCCTCACCGCGCGCCTGCCCGCGTCGCGGCCCGCGCGCGTCGTCGTCACGCTTGACGACCGGCAACTCGCCGGCGAATGCGCGCGATCGGAGGGCCTGCCACTCAACGACGACGGAGCAGCGATCGAAGAGAAGTTCATGAGGCTGGCTGCGCCGGTGATCGGCATGAACGCCGCGGCGGCCGCGCGAGAGGCCGTTCGGCGCCTGGATGCCCTACCGAACCTTGCCGCGCTGACCGCGCTCCTACGGACCTGAGAGTCGGCGCGCTCCGACGGCGGGTCGGGCTCGCCGGCAGCGCCCGCGACAACGGTGCCGGGTTCTTGCCGCGGGGTAAGCACCATGGGGCTCGCGGTTGTCGCGCGATCAGGTGGCGTGTGGCCGTCGTTGGACGAGCAGCCTCGAGGAGTTGGCGAGGATCCCAAGGTCTGGCAAGGACTGCGCCGCCGCGGCGAAGATCGGCGGCAGGAAGCCCAGGGCCGCGAGCGAGAGGCCGAGCAGGTTGTACACCGCCGTAAACCCGAGATTGAGCGAGACCACGCGCATCGTGCGGCGCGCGATCCGGAACACCTCGGGCACGAGCATCCAATCGTCGCGCATCAAGGCAACATGGGCGGCCTCGATCGCGACGTCGCTCCCCGCAGCACCCATGGCGATGCCCACGTCGGCCTGCGCCAGCGCGGGCGCGTCGTTCACCCCGTCGCCGACCATCACCACGGTGTGTCCCTTAGTCTGATACGCCTTCACAGCGGCAATCTTGTCCTCCGGCAGGAGGTTGGCCCGGTAGGCGATGCCGAGGCCGCCCGCGAGGGCGGCCGCCGTCCGTTCGTTGTCCCCGGTGAGGAGCTCGATCTGTGTAAGACCCAGGGCGTGGAGTGCGTCAAGGGCCGCGGGCACCTCCGGGCGTGGCGTGTCAGCCGCCGCGATCAGGCCGACCGGGGTGCCGTCGCGAGCGACGAACAGCAGCGTTTTGCCCTGGGCCTCAAGCGCGCCCGCATCGCCGGCATCCATGCGAGAAGCGGCCGCCGGC
The window above is part of the bacterium genome. Proteins encoded here:
- a CDS encoding ABC transporter substrate-binding protein, which encodes MITRRRLLGSAAGNIAAGALAAAGGVLSPAGASRGEAAPAAPGGKVLTVATLLNIKTLDPGRTLENATNNVDHVTYDALVTFEGEDLKTVRPSLATRWTTSPDGLTYTFTLRPNVKFASGNAMTAADFKWSFERLMNIKGNGAWLLDGVAGLEAPNATTFVIRLSRSKPALLAILTTPSLSPVDTKVVTAQGGDAGPGARDKDKAEGYLNAHSAGTGAFILESYVPNQDLVLVRNPNCWRGPSSLDRVVLRNVIEAGAQSLMIEKGDVDIAVNIGADQARHLRHAPGVVVESSLALNVVNVVMNNNPQIGGPFSHPKIRQAVRYAIDYQGIMALTGPGSVRAAGVFPTNLPGARPRSEAVKTERERARALVKEANLGAVEGTFIYSSTIASYGVDTAILAQKIQHDLAAAGINVKLVDLPYAVQVQMSRDGKIPIGLGGWLADYMDISDYLVFLPGRTVGKRMNWFPESSPDAAELARMGQRVETETNPAKNLALYQELDRRITEAGPFAPMYQPAVPYAFRSNLKGVTYTTGWYVDYSTISKA
- a CDS encoding ABC transporter substrate-binding protein — protein: MNERSALRMTRRQALRTGAAASLAVLGGGALSAADVRPAAAAPAGGRTLSVAMLLNIHTLDPGHTLENATNNVDHVTYDALVTFEGEDLKTIRPSLATKWTMSPDGLTYTFTLRPNVKFAGGNPMTAADFKWSFERLMNIKGNGAWLLDGVAGVEALNPTTFVIKLSRPKPAQLAILTTPSLSPVDTKVVTAQGGDAGSDAKEKDKAEAYLNSHSAGTGAFVLESYVPNQEIVMVKNPTYWRGPSSLDRVVVRNIIEPSAQALMVQKGDIDIAVNIQADQARQLRHVEGVVVKSSPELNVVNVIINTNPQVSGPFANPKVREAIRYAIDYQGVMALTAPGSRRSAGIIPPSFPGARPTSEAVKTDKRRARAILQQAGLTNLEGMFFYSSTYAGFGLDLAILAQKIQQDLAAVGIKLKIVDEPYATEVTQYRQGKLPMGIGGWLADYMDRSDYLVFLPGRTVGHRLQWEPNASPEAGEITKLGQQVENETDPAKANALYQEVDRRLSTDGPYIPLYQPAVSIAYRSNLKGVTYTTGWYIDYSTITKG
- a CDS encoding MmgE/PrpD family protein, whose protein sequence is MAQFDTERHLAALAAWAAKLRLDTIPAGVRRRAALVVLDLIGCNVGGSRDDGMPAFAHALGRRRGRATLAGTPVRADPAAAALFNAAAIVALELDETNLFAKGHPGAHVWPAVLAAAEDGDRSGPDLLVAFVAGYETGARVARAAQLSPAVHPHGTAVAVGAAAGLARLWEFPAPAFASTVQQAAALLIPADWNAARLGGTVRNLFSGVAAQNAFTAAESVRCGLTHDPAALDTVLGRILGTGFDAAALSADLGDVWAFEGDLYFKHHACCLSVHSALDALLELWRRERFEPERVRGVAVETYRSAAALGNREPATPLAAKFSIPHALAAAMVLGETGPAAFNAASLRDERIRTLSRRIDVSEDPALTARLPASRPARVVVTLDDRQLAGECARSEGLPLNDDGAAIEEKFMRLAAPVIGMNAAAAAREAVRRLDALPNLAALTALLRT